The Lytechinus variegatus isolate NC3 chromosome 1, Lvar_3.0, whole genome shotgun sequence nucleotide sequence TGGCATGACGGTGACTCGCTTGGCGTGGATAGCACAAAGGTTCGAGTCTTCAAAGAGATGGACAAGGAACGCTTCTGCTGCCTGTAGAAATGGGACCACACAAACATGTTTGAACAATTTGGCAGTGAAAGTCACACAAGTACAGAAAATTCTCTTGATTTTGTTAATTAGGTTAACATAGCTGCCTGTAAATCTACAAACTGTacagtacattaaaaaaaaatggtctttattttttcacatatgcTGCAGCAATGTAAAAGATAAACAATTTTGCTTCAATTCCCCAAAACAGTGTTGAGCACAACACGGGTGATATATTCATTGAGATCATTTAAATAACCCAACAGTGTAACACATGCTTCTGCAACTTCATTAACGATTAAAATCATCCTTAATATTACTTGCTTTGATTTAGTCAAGAGCATAATGATTATTAAATTGACAAATATTTGATGATCCACATattaaagtacaaaagaaaaaaggatgTGATGTCACTTACTCTCTCTTTGCACGAGGTACCAATATTTATGGGGCgatgcaagaaacttgcaatcaatcgcaagtctattttcagtccctaaatcaatcatatgtcttgtaattaattgtaaattcatGATTGATAAGTAATCTGCTTCTGTAAACAAGGAGTGtgatctgatttgctacagctaaaaTTGGTCTAttgattgtaaaattgcaacagaaaatttgcatttgattgcaaatattttcttgcaacacccctttAGTCTCACAATTGTCTGTCAAAAATACTTAGGTATTCACTCATTTGTGTCTAGCCGACACTCCACAGTGTGGAATCGATCCTTTCAAATTTATAAACACCATCCGAGTTATGTCATTCAAGCAAACTTTCAAATGCCATAATTTTGTTACTTTACTCCCAATTTCAATAAAGAACTTATGTTTGTTAGATTTTTGTCTAATATTTATGCAAATAAAATTTCTGTTGGGTGACCTCTACCCTTAAACAATGCTGGTTGGGAGAAGACATTGCTTTATGTTCAGTCAATTGAGGGCTTGATTAGAAAGTGATACTAAACCAAAGAGTGTTGTCAGCTTAATACAGCAATGTTTTCCATgttcccatcatcatcaccatcaccacagaACTTGAAACTAGACTAGTCCAATACTTTGCCCAACATAGcaccatcatcaaaatatacataCCTCTTGTAATGCCATAATTCCTGCAGCTTGCCAGCGAAGTTCGGAGGATGGGTTTAAGATCTGACAAATTTCCTTTACCTATGTCAAACagataaaaaatatgaacacttgATTCtgaaaaacatttcaaatgCTACCTAGGAAAATATGACTACAGCCAAATTTTCttacaaattgaaatacatgttcggttagaataaaaacaaatttcatttctaATGAGCAATGTAAACTATCCAATGATACATTTTAAAAGACATTCAATTTGTGACATAATATCGGATATTTTAAAGTACATTTATCAACCCAAATAGTAATTCAAGTACACCAAATTAATCAAAagtacatttgaaaaaaaatcaaaataatgatccTTCACTTGAAGGAGtgcctttttattttgattaaaaaatgccTCAAGTGATCTGGggaaaaagatatatatattatagCGTAATCAACCAATCTCTTAGGCTTAAATTCATCTTATAATTAGAATTTATGAATACTAAATAAATAATAGGAAACAAATGACATAAGTAGTTTGATGAATGaattctatattttgtttagaGTATATGTTCTTGTACATATCAGTACTTGGAGCATTCTAAAACAGAGCCTGATTGGCCTTGTAGAAATTTCATGCACCAGgcctttttcaatttttctaaaTTTGTGTTGTAATGAAGTAATAAGCCCTATAAAAAAAACGGCCTTGCCCAAAATATATCAAGATTTGAGGCCTGAatcaatatactgtacatttGCAGAGAATTGATAAATTCCTATTAAACAGAAATCTTCTTACCACTCGAGCAAAGGGAAGCTTCCTGAGCAGGAGATGAGTAGTCTTTTGATATTTTCTGATTTCCATCAGAGCTCGAGTCCCCGGTCTAAAACGTCTTGTTCCATCTACATGTAAGAGAAATAAGAATTGAACTTTCTTTAGAGGGAAACTTTggattgaaaataatatttatcaatATAGTGAAATAAACAATCACATTGTCTAAATCATGAGATTTTGCATTCATCATtttcagtgaaacagttctctGAATTTGTCACTAGTATGGAATACGCAAGCTGATGAATTTATCTTCTGATATCTTTTTACTTTTGTATTTCTATTTATGACATGTATTTCAATCTTCGGTTTCAACTTCCAATGTAAACATAGGATAAAGTTAAACCACCTATTTAATGTGAAAATCACtgttgttgccaatttgacacAAAGGCAGACACATATTCATAGTATGAAAATGATGAGACATGAGAAAAATTTAGGTCTTCGTGAATGTATTCAAGTAAGCTTATTTTACACAGCGGTTGGGCCTAGCatcaatgtttgtttttttcaaccATCAACttgaataatttttgaaatgagaTTTCTGAATATTTAGCGCCCTCTCTCTGAGTCTCTGTGatgatttcaaatttctttttaaaggggtactccaggctgaaaataatatgatttgggCCTCAGAGACTTAGCAACAAAATCTGCTGAGGACACACTGTTATTTTCATAACAATTATTCAcaatcaatattcaaattttattatttaatgaataataattttaatctatgaattgttcttcaaaatggCACTCCGTAAAATAGCTCATTGAAGCTACGTCATATCGAAGCAGTTCAAAGGTCAACTTCCAAGCTTTTTATATTTGCAGTGTATTTGCAGTGTTAACGAATGGATACATGACATCAGTCCAGCAAGAAACCTCTCATTTTTCTATCTTTTTCTGCGAAAAAGTCATACCTTTATATGCATTAGGTGTATAAAGGTATGtaatttaataaaattttaGTTAAAAATAGGATCGGTAGTTCTAATGTTAAATATGACTTAGGGTAAACATGCACTCCAGCTCCTGTCCTGGAATCTCGGGAGTGACACAGTACTGACATCTTCCCGACATCCACATCTTGGCATCATAAAATCTAGTGACAAGAGACCCAACAGAAAAGATCATCTCAAAAAGACAAAAGGCATACAAACTTTCTATGCGCTAACAGGAAGTAGGCAGGAGGCCTTCT carries:
- the LOC121420660 gene encoding histone H3-like centromeric protein cnp1, whose translation is MPRPLQSERQNATPASTSKRKKDTPRKRQGATFGTPAGAARPAGSSGRELGQTPLSSGKRHGTRRFRPGTRALMEIRKYQKTTHLLLRKLPFARVVKEICQILNPSSELRWQAAGIMALQEAAEAFLVHLFEDSNLCAIHAKRVTVMPKDMQLARRIRGRTDGLG